One Jatrophihabitans endophyticus DNA window includes the following coding sequences:
- a CDS encoding DUF1501 domain-containing protein codes for MHTENAFESTIRAHADRVGAQLCAQDDAWGTGGWTRRRFLAGVGMAGVAAMGTQLATTRAAYAATPSTSDRTLIVIFMRGAADGLRIVQPNTADLGLDYLKQVRSGLTLGDANLVGLSGGWGLNAKLKPLYDQLWATGELAFVPGCSQGGISRSHFQAQQWLEKGGSDTSSTGWLERTLEALGPGTTFRAVAEGSARPVALAGAEPSLTMNAIGDFKFPGGDSLAPTAQQALLSLYRGVGGPLGADVPTTISALSTADTIRAQAATSVTYPSGSFGTQLKNLAQILRAEVGMQVATVDVGGWDTHTDEVGDLDNNLDYTARTLKAFMDDLGVERRKRVTVAVMTEFGRRVAMNASGGTDHGHGSLMWLLGGGLAGSGVYGKWTPLAANTLDSGDVPGVNNPFDVLGELVQKRLNVGSLSDVFVGYQPNQLGVATAG; via the coding sequence ATGCACACCGAGAACGCCTTCGAGAGCACGATCCGCGCGCACGCCGATCGCGTCGGCGCGCAACTCTGCGCGCAGGACGACGCGTGGGGTACCGGTGGCTGGACCCGGCGCCGGTTCCTCGCCGGCGTGGGCATGGCCGGCGTCGCCGCCATGGGCACGCAGCTGGCGACCACGCGCGCGGCGTACGCCGCCACGCCGTCGACGTCCGATCGCACGCTGATCGTGATCTTCATGCGCGGCGCGGCGGACGGCCTGCGCATCGTCCAGCCCAACACCGCCGACCTGGGGCTGGACTACCTCAAGCAGGTCCGATCCGGGCTGACGCTGGGCGACGCCAACCTCGTCGGGTTGTCGGGCGGCTGGGGCCTGAACGCCAAGCTCAAGCCGCTCTACGACCAGCTGTGGGCGACCGGCGAGCTGGCGTTCGTGCCCGGCTGCTCGCAGGGCGGCATCTCGCGCAGTCACTTCCAGGCCCAGCAGTGGCTGGAGAAGGGGGGATCGGACACGTCGTCGACCGGCTGGCTCGAGCGCACTCTCGAGGCGCTGGGCCCCGGCACGACGTTCCGGGCGGTCGCCGAGGGCTCGGCGCGGCCGGTCGCGCTGGCCGGAGCGGAGCCGTCGCTGACCATGAACGCGATCGGCGACTTCAAGTTCCCCGGCGGGGACTCGCTCGCTCCGACGGCGCAGCAGGCCCTGCTCTCGCTCTACCGCGGCGTCGGCGGGCCGCTCGGCGCCGACGTCCCCACCACGATCTCGGCGCTGTCCACGGCCGACACCATCCGGGCCCAGGCGGCGACGAGCGTGACCTACCCGAGCGGTTCCTTCGGCACCCAGCTGAAGAACCTCGCCCAGATCCTGCGGGCCGAGGTCGGCATGCAGGTCGCCACGGTGGACGTCGGCGGGTGGGACACCCACACCGACGAGGTCGGCGACCTGGACAACAACCTCGACTACACCGCGCGGACGCTCAAGGCCTTCATGGACGACCTCGGCGTCGAGCGGCGTAAGCGCGTCACCGTCGCCGTCATGACGGAGTTCGGGCGTCGGGTGGCGATGAACGCCAGCGGCGGCACCGACCACGGCCACGGCAGCCTGATGTGGCTGCTCGGCGGCGGCCTGGCGGGTAGTGGCGTCTACGGCAAGTGGACGCCGCTCGCGGCGAACACGCTGGACTCCGGCGATGTGCCGGGCGTGAACAACCCCTTCGACGTGCTCGGCGAGCTCGTGCAGAAACGCCTCAACGTGGGATCGCTGTCCGACGTCTTCGTGGGCTACCAGCCCAACCAGCTGGGCGTCGCGACGGCGGGCTGA
- a CDS encoding amidohydrolase, whose translation MPPIENASVAIVGGRVVVGDGTVHESGTVLVTDSVIAAVGVDVTVPDGVETVDASGRWVLPGFVEAHGHVGIDEEAQGWAGDDTNEMTDPNGARFRAIDAINPADIGFRDALSGGVTSVVVKPGSGNPIGGQTVAIKTWGRIVDEMVMKAPASVKSALGENPKRVYGDRKQLPSTRQGVAAVIREAFLKAQDYRRRRDAAAEEGKPFDRDPTGEVLVRVLDGELPWSQHTHRADDIATAIRLADEFGYRLIVNHATEGFLLADVLADRDIPCVVGPLFTTRSKVELRERTIANPGRLANAGVRVAITTDHPVVPIHFLVHQATLAVKEGMTRDDALRAITVNPAQIMGLDDRVGSLRPGLDGDVVIWDGDPLDVMSRALRVFVRGVDVYEWRADGSGEGVTASPYSFPPAAHRAGR comes from the coding sequence ATGCCCCCTATCGAGAACGCGAGCGTGGCGATCGTCGGCGGCCGGGTGGTCGTCGGCGACGGCACCGTCCACGAATCCGGGACGGTCCTCGTGACCGACAGCGTGATCGCCGCGGTGGGCGTCGACGTCACGGTGCCCGACGGCGTCGAGACCGTCGACGCGTCCGGGCGGTGGGTGCTACCGGGCTTCGTGGAGGCGCACGGCCACGTCGGCATCGACGAGGAGGCGCAGGGCTGGGCGGGCGACGACACCAACGAGATGACCGACCCCAACGGGGCGCGCTTCCGTGCGATCGACGCCATCAACCCCGCCGACATCGGCTTTCGCGACGCGCTGTCGGGCGGGGTCACGTCGGTGGTGGTGAAGCCCGGCAGCGGCAACCCGATCGGTGGGCAGACCGTCGCGATCAAGACGTGGGGCCGCATCGTCGACGAGATGGTGATGAAGGCGCCGGCGTCGGTGAAGAGCGCGCTCGGCGAGAACCCCAAACGCGTCTACGGCGACCGCAAGCAGCTGCCCTCGACCCGGCAGGGCGTGGCGGCCGTGATCCGCGAGGCGTTCCTCAAGGCGCAGGACTACCGGCGGCGACGGGACGCGGCCGCCGAGGAGGGCAAGCCGTTCGACCGCGACCCCACCGGCGAGGTGCTGGTGCGGGTGCTCGACGGCGAGCTGCCGTGGAGCCAGCACACCCATCGTGCCGACGACATCGCCACCGCGATCCGCCTCGCCGACGAGTTCGGGTACCGGCTGATCGTCAACCACGCCACCGAGGGCTTCCTGCTCGCCGACGTGCTGGCCGATCGGGACATCCCGTGCGTCGTCGGGCCGCTGTTCACCACGCGCTCCAAGGTCGAGCTCCGGGAGCGCACCATCGCCAACCCCGGCCGGCTCGCGAACGCCGGCGTGCGGGTCGCGATCACCACCGACCACCCGGTCGTGCCGATCCATTTCCTCGTCCACCAGGCGACGCTGGCGGTGAAGGAGGGCATGACCCGCGACGACGCGCTCCGTGCGATCACCGTCAACCCGGCGCAGATCATGGGTCTCGACGACCGGGTCGGCTCGCTGCGCCCCGGTCTGGACGGCGACGTCGTGATCTGGGACGGCGACCCGCTCGACGTCATGAGCCGCGCGCTGCGGGTGTTCGTGCGGGGCGTCGACGTCTACGAGTGGCGCGCCGACGGCAGCGGCGAGGGCGTCACCGCGAGTCCGTACTCGTTCCCGCCAGCAGCTCACCGAGCTGGCCGTTGA